The following are from one region of the Bacillota bacterium genome:
- the larA gene encoding nickel-dependent lactate racemase, with protein MYSVRRDGPRVVYRDELEGVTMNVGAELSTGLARMEEPPAIDSAAYEEALRRPIGARPLAELAGRTRRACVIVPDSTRNAPSGRFVPLILGELRRGGMRLEDIVIIVAIGVHRPATPQEMDEIIGPEFRGRVRVVNHDPYTPEALVSLGRTSRGTPVEVNRTVYECDLRVGLAKVEPHEFAGFSGGRKLVLPGVAGEESIVANHRPEMILSPRASIGVLEGNPVSEDMEEAAAHLGLHFVVNTVIDKAGEPIGVFAGDLRAAHLAAVDFLRSFSVVALQEQPDVVVTTPGGPMNINLYQSLKPVFAVEPVLARGGAIVLYTSCPEGVGSVDLLKPYAGETTPDGVIRRLAQAYKIQMDHALLLSRVQNRGIKLFASSPGVPAATFEKMFVDAAGSPQEALERAITHARKGGRLGRVLFFPQPQRTLPTLNPS; from the coding sequence GTGTACTCTGTCAGACGCGATGGTCCGCGGGTTGTATATCGGGACGAGCTCGAGGGCGTGACCATGAACGTCGGCGCCGAGCTGTCTACCGGGCTGGCGAGGATGGAAGAACCGCCGGCCATCGACTCGGCGGCCTACGAGGAAGCCCTGCGGCGTCCCATCGGCGCAAGGCCCCTGGCCGAACTCGCCGGACGGACCCGGCGGGCCTGCGTGATCGTCCCGGATTCGACCCGCAACGCCCCCTCCGGCCGGTTCGTGCCGCTCATCCTGGGTGAGCTGCGCCGCGGCGGGATGCGGCTCGAGGACATCGTGATCATCGTGGCCATCGGCGTGCACCGGCCGGCCACGCCCCAGGAGATGGACGAGATAATCGGCCCCGAGTTCCGCGGCCGGGTGCGCGTCGTCAACCACGACCCGTACACCCCCGAGGCCCTCGTCAGCCTGGGACGGACGTCGCGGGGCACCCCCGTCGAGGTCAATCGAACGGTCTACGAGTGCGACCTCCGCGTCGGCCTGGCCAAGGTCGAGCCACACGAGTTCGCCGGCTTCTCCGGCGGCCGCAAGCTCGTCCTGCCGGGCGTGGCCGGTGAGGAGTCGATTGTCGCCAACCACCGGCCAGAGATGATTCTCAGCCCGCGCGCGTCCATCGGCGTCCTCGAGGGCAACCCGGTCAGTGAGGACATGGAGGAAGCCGCGGCCCACCTCGGCCTGCACTTCGTGGTCAACACCGTAATCGACAAGGCGGGGGAGCCCATCGGCGTCTTCGCCGGCGACCTCAGGGCGGCCCACCTAGCGGCCGTCGACTTTCTGCGGTCCTTCAGCGTGGTGGCCCTTCAAGAACAGCCCGACGTCGTTGTCACCACGCCGGGCGGGCCCATGAACATCAACCTCTATCAATCCCTGAAGCCCGTCTTCGCCGTCGAGCCGGTCCTCGCCAGGGGTGGGGCCATCGTCCTGTACACCTCCTGCCCTGAGGGGGTCGGGTCGGTCGACCTGCTCAAGCCGTACGCTGGGGAGACCACCCCGGACGGCGTGATAAGACGCCTCGCGCAGGCCTACAAGATCCAGATGGACCACGCCCTCCTGCTCTCCCGGGTCCAGAACAGGGGCATCAAGCTCTTCGCCTCCTCGCCCGGCGTCCCGGCGGCCACCTTCGAGAAGATGTTCGTGGACGCCGCGGGTTCGCCCCAAGAGGCCCTGGAGAGGGCCATCACCCACGCCCGGAAGGGCGGCCGGCTCGGCCGCGTTCTGTTCTTCCCGCAGCCACAAAGGACCCTGCCCACGCTCAACCCGTCCTGA
- a CDS encoding (Fe-S)-binding protein, with protein sequence MSLKTIYEEVAKCNRCGGCQAVCPTYAETRVEWSVARGRIALVRAMIEGKLPVGPETLAPIYECLLCQKCVAACPSGVRTDQIMLAAREELMKTQGKPAVARAVVRILRNPRHFNTVVTLLGYYTKTLRPVTIVTRLERVAGIVAKANRLVERTERRSLQSQSPRYLKVVDGPAHKVAYFIGCATNRLNHAPGIATIDVLQRNRVRVEVPEAVCCGLPALAYGDTETAKEMARRNLDRFAGLDVEAVVSDCGSCTSTLAEYAELLADDPDYRAKARALSMKVRDISKYLVEIGFAKPRGEVKTSVTYHDPCHLCRHLKVTAEPRAVLKSIPGLDFREMKEADACCGAAGSYMLTHVQLSDEILGRKVAHVAETKAEILATGCPACQLNLGYGLKKHGVPAKVVHAVELLAQAYRSEEGAGTGPATGEAEDGRTTGVRTTNAPKKQEAAGSDR encoded by the coding sequence ATGAGCCTCAAGACCATTTACGAAGAGGTCGCGAAGTGCAACCGGTGCGGCGGCTGCCAGGCCGTCTGCCCGACGTACGCCGAGACGCGGGTCGAGTGGTCGGTCGCCCGCGGCCGCATCGCGCTTGTCCGGGCGATGATCGAGGGCAAGCTGCCTGTCGGCCCCGAGACCTTGGCCCCCATCTACGAGTGCCTCCTGTGCCAGAAGTGCGTCGCCGCCTGCCCTTCGGGCGTCCGGACGGACCAGATCATGCTGGCCGCCCGTGAGGAACTGATGAAGACCCAGGGGAAGCCGGCCGTCGCCCGGGCGGTGGTCAGGATCCTCCGCAACCCCAGGCACTTTAACACGGTCGTGACCCTGCTCGGCTATTACACCAAGACGCTTCGGCCGGTGACCATCGTCACCCGGCTGGAGCGCGTCGCCGGTATCGTCGCCAAGGCCAACCGGCTGGTCGAGAGGACCGAGCGGCGAAGCCTGCAGTCGCAGTCGCCGCGGTATCTGAAGGTCGTCGACGGACCCGCCCACAAGGTCGCCTATTTCATCGGGTGCGCGACAAACCGTCTCAACCACGCTCCCGGGATCGCCACCATCGACGTCCTCCAGCGGAACAGGGTTCGCGTCGAAGTGCCCGAGGCCGTCTGCTGCGGCCTGCCGGCCCTGGCCTATGGGGACACGGAGACGGCCAAAGAGATGGCCCGACGGAACCTTGACCGCTTCGCCGGTCTCGACGTCGAGGCCGTCGTCAGCGATTGCGGCAGTTGCACCTCGACCCTGGCCGAGTACGCGGAACTCCTGGCCGACGACCCGGATTACCGGGCCAAGGCCCGGGCCTTGTCGATGAAGGTCCGGGACATCTCCAAGTACCTGGTGGAGATCGGCTTCGCCAAACCGCGGGGCGAGGTCAAGACCTCGGTCACCTACCACGACCCGTGCCACCTCTGCCGTCATCTCAAGGTCACGGCCGAGCCGCGGGCCGTCCTGAAGAGCATCCCGGGCCTCGACTTCCGGGAGATGAAAGAAGCCGACGCCTGCTGCGGCGCGGCCGGTTCCTACATGCTGACCCACGTTCAGCTCTCCGACGAGATCCTCGGGCGCAAGGTGGCCCACGTGGCCGAGACCAAGGCCGAAATCCTGGCCACCGGTTGCCCGGCCTGCCAGCTCAATTTGGGCTATGGCCTGAAGAAGCACGGGGTCCCGGCCAAGGTGGTCCACGCCGTCGAACTCTTGGCCCAGGCTTATCGGTCCGAGGAGGGCGCGGGGACTGGGCCCGCGACGGGGGAGGCCGAGGATGGGCGAACCACGGGCGTGCGCACGACCAACGCACCGAAAAAGCAGGAGGCGGCCGGCAGTGACCGGTGA
- a CDS encoding M20 family metallopeptidase, producing the protein MSVTELTQALVRIPSENPTGSEEKIGEFVAGWLKSVPGVEAITYEVRPGRPNVIGVLRGETREPGLAYLGHMDTVPRGEGWVHGPFDGTIDGGKLYGRGSTDMKGGLAAILVALKNAAASGRRPRKDFLVCATMDEEGSDMLGAVDLVKRGYVGRETMVVATEPTGLELLTAHKGVIWYEIVTRGKNAHAGNPQHGVDAIHGMARVLAALKDRVAALPHDHAILGRPAVTYGKIEGGEKTNVVPDRCRVEVDMRLVPPMTIPSSADLLRQVTSEVTAGFPGLRAEFRQINIDRPPVETDPASPVIDGFKSAFAAVTGTKMKVAGFPAYTDAAIISAITGNPHCALFGPGRLEQAHTVDEFVSPAELETAAAVLTEAARRLIF; encoded by the coding sequence ATGTCGGTCACTGAACTGACCCAAGCCCTCGTCCGTATCCCCAGCGAGAACCCGACCGGGAGCGAGGAGAAGATCGGCGAGTTCGTCGCCGGCTGGCTCAAGAGCGTCCCCGGGGTCGAGGCCATCACGTACGAGGTCCGGCCCGGCCGGCCCAACGTCATCGGCGTCCTGCGGGGCGAGACGCGGGAGCCCGGACTGGCTTACCTCGGCCACATGGACACCGTCCCGCGCGGCGAGGGTTGGGTGCACGGCCCGTTCGACGGGACCATTGATGGCGGCAAGCTGTACGGCCGGGGATCGACGGACATGAAGGGCGGCCTGGCCGCCATCCTCGTGGCCCTCAAGAACGCGGCCGCCTCGGGGCGCCGTCCCCGCAAGGACTTCCTCGTCTGCGCGACCATGGATGAGGAAGGCTCGGACATGCTCGGCGCGGTCGACCTCGTCAAGCGGGGCTACGTGGGCCGAGAGACGATGGTCGTGGCCACCGAGCCCACCGGTCTCGAGCTCCTCACGGCCCACAAGGGCGTCATCTGGTACGAGATAGTCACCCGGGGGAAGAACGCCCACGCCGGTAACCCACAGCACGGCGTCGACGCCATCCACGGGATGGCCAGAGTCCTGGCGGCCCTGAAGGACCGCGTGGCCGCTTTGCCTCATGACCATGCCATCCTCGGCCGGCCGGCCGTCACCTACGGGAAGATCGAGGGCGGGGAGAAGACCAACGTCGTGCCTGACCGCTGCCGGGTCGAGGTCGACATGCGCCTCGTCCCGCCGATGACCATCCCGTCCTCGGCCGACTTGCTGCGTCAGGTCACGAGCGAGGTCACCGCGGGCTTCCCGGGGCTCCGGGCCGAGTTCAGGCAGATCAACATCGACCGCCCCCCGGTCGAGACCGACCCGGCGTCGCCGGTCATCGACGGCTTCAAGTCGGCCTTCGCCGCCGTCACCGGGACGAAGATGAAGGTCGCCGGTTTCCCGGCCTACACCGACGCGGCCATCATCTCGGCCATCACCGGCAACCCGCACTGCGCCCTTTTCGGGCCGGGTCGCCTGGAGCAGGCCCACACCGTCGATGAGTTCGTCTCGCCGGCGGAACTGGAGACGGCCGCGGCCGTCCTCACCGAGGCCGCGCGGAGACTGATCTTCTAA
- a CDS encoding ArgE/DapE family deacylase, translated as MADHRDVLDYVDAHRNELFSLLQKLVSFDTQNPPGGNEKAAQGWVAGRLKDLGMKVDVFDALPGRPNAVGVLEGRSGGRSVVLNGHLDVAEVLLPGSWRHPPFGGEIDGDRMYGRGTSDMKSGLAGFIFALQALKALGYKLKGDVTVQSVMGEERGEPGTKACLERGYGGDFAIVGECARGRDVFVTSIGVMNVAVRVKAPYSQHLVARREFNNAGYGREGANCLEKTATVIVPALLALERHWAAFKTHPHLPPGQAMINTFAIHGGGNMAVIPSSCELLATVFSLPNETVEDVRREFEEHVLAAAKADPWLRKHPPEIEWLPAADPAEFRPCRTDPDDPGVLALAAAIETVRGEPARITGRGAIVDGGWFAERGIPVVVYGPGDVSHIHCVDEYLELRDLLDFTKSVALFLLRWSGAA; from the coding sequence ATGGCCGACCACCGCGATGTTCTTGATTACGTGGACGCGCATCGGAATGAGCTGTTTTCCCTGTTACAGAAGCTCGTCTCGTTCGACACCCAGAACCCGCCGGGGGGCAACGAGAAAGCGGCCCAGGGATGGGTCGCCGGCCGCCTCAAGGACCTGGGGATGAAGGTCGATGTCTTCGACGCCCTGCCGGGCCGGCCCAACGCCGTCGGCGTTCTCGAGGGCCGGAGCGGCGGGAGGTCGGTGGTCCTCAACGGGCACCTCGACGTGGCCGAGGTTCTCCTGCCCGGGTCCTGGCGCCACCCGCCCTTCGGCGGCGAGATCGACGGAGACCGGATGTACGGCCGGGGCACCAGTGACATGAAGAGCGGGCTGGCCGGCTTCATCTTCGCCCTCCAGGCCCTGAAGGCCCTGGGCTACAAGCTCAAGGGCGACGTCACCGTCCAGAGCGTCATGGGCGAGGAGCGCGGCGAGCCCGGCACCAAGGCCTGTCTCGAGCGTGGTTACGGCGGCGACTTCGCCATCGTCGGGGAGTGCGCACGGGGCCGCGACGTCTTCGTCACCTCGATCGGGGTGATGAACGTGGCCGTCCGGGTCAAGGCCCCGTACAGCCAGCACCTGGTGGCCCGGCGTGAGTTCAACAACGCCGGATACGGTCGCGAAGGGGCCAATTGCCTCGAGAAGACGGCCACGGTCATCGTCCCCGCCCTGCTGGCTCTGGAGCGGCACTGGGCCGCCTTCAAGACCCACCCGCACCTCCCGCCCGGGCAGGCGATGATCAATACCTTCGCCATCCACGGCGGCGGCAACATGGCCGTCATCCCCAGCTCGTGCGAACTCCTGGCGACCGTCTTCAGCCTGCCTAACGAGACGGTCGAGGACGTCCGGCGGGAGTTCGAGGAGCACGTCCTGGCGGCTGCCAAGGCCGACCCATGGCTACGCAAGCACCCGCCGGAGATTGAGTGGCTGCCGGCGGCCGACCCGGCCGAGTTCCGCCCGTGCCGGACGGACCCGGACGACCCCGGGGTGCTGGCCCTGGCTGCGGCCATCGAGACCGTGCGCGGCGAGCCGGCCCGGATCACCGGCCGCGGCGCCATCGTCGACGGCGGCTGGTTCGCCGAGCGGGGCATCCCGGTCGTCGTCTACGGCCCCGGGGACGTCTCCCACATCCACTGCGTCGACGAGTACCTCGAGCTGCGAGACCTCTTGGACTTCACCAAGAGCGTCGCCTTGTTCCTGTTGCGGTGGAGCGGCGCCGCTTAG
- a CDS encoding ABC transporter substrate-binding protein yields MSLKSRLMVPVVLAMFAVGTVVSGCSGASSGKTVQIGQLQATTGSFAPGEEYAVNATKLAVEEINAKGGIDGKKIELVYEDTASKAATAISSFQKMMSEHPKIVAVAGSELSSISIPIMPYIGQLKVAYLSGATSAKLNKVPDWNNFYFHTVADDSVNASLTVKYLVEKENRNKFAIIYDTDDFGQGGMESLKAALANYNLQPLTVQAYTIGDKDFTGQLMAIKKSGADTLLGWSHPTEAGLIVKAIGELGLTSQIKTVMGSYYAHPQVVELAGKYAAKIEVLSVTDNSPGNPDQRVQDFAKAYQTKYNKIPDRTAMHNYDRIYMLADVIKQLDADKKPLTAQNVRDGLAALKNWKGVMTNYSFDDKNLGVWAGVIVKIDPTGVGGLKYIDNIAWK; encoded by the coding sequence ATGAGCTTGAAGTCCAGGCTTATGGTCCCGGTGGTGCTGGCGATGTTCGCCGTCGGCACCGTCGTCTCCGGTTGCAGCGGGGCATCCTCCGGCAAGACCGTCCAGATCGGGCAGCTCCAGGCGACGACCGGCTCCTTCGCCCCCGGCGAAGAGTACGCCGTCAACGCCACCAAGCTCGCCGTCGAAGAGATCAACGCCAAGGGCGGCATCGACGGCAAGAAGATCGAGCTCGTCTACGAAGACACCGCCAGCAAGGCGGCCACGGCCATCAGCTCCTTTCAGAAGATGATGTCCGAGCACCCGAAAATCGTCGCCGTGGCCGGTTCTGAACTCAGCTCCATCTCCATCCCCATCATGCCCTACATCGGCCAGCTCAAGGTGGCCTACCTCAGCGGGGCCACCAGCGCCAAGCTCAACAAGGTCCCGGACTGGAACAACTTCTACTTCCATACTGTCGCTGACGACAGCGTCAATGCCTCTCTTACCGTCAAGTACCTCGTCGAAAAAGAGAATCGCAACAAGTTCGCCATCATCTACGACACCGACGACTTCGGTCAGGGCGGTATGGAATCCCTGAAGGCCGCGCTCGCCAACTACAACCTCCAGCCCCTGACGGTCCAAGCGTACACCATCGGCGACAAGGACTTCACCGGCCAGCTCATGGCGATCAAGAAGTCCGGCGCCGACACCCTCCTCGGCTGGTCGCACCCGACCGAGGCCGGCCTCATCGTCAAGGCGATCGGCGAGCTCGGTCTGACCAGCCAGATCAAGACGGTCATGGGCAGCTACTACGCCCATCCGCAGGTGGTCGAACTGGCCGGCAAGTACGCCGCAAAGATCGAGGTCCTCAGCGTCACCGACAACAGCCCGGGCAACCCCGACCAGAGGGTCCAGGACTTCGCCAAGGCCTACCAGACCAAGTACAACAAGATCCCGGACCGGACGGCCATGCACAATTATGACCGCATCTACATGCTCGCCGACGTCATTAAGCAGCTCGACGCCGACAAGAAGCCGCTGACCGCTCAGAACGTCCGCGACGGCCTGGCGGCCCTCAAGAACTGGAAGGGCGTCATGACCAACTACTCCTTCGACGACAAGAACCTCGGCGTGTGGGCCGGCGTCATCGTCAAGATCGATCCGACGGGCGTCGGCGGCCTCAAGTACATCGACAACATCGCCTGGAAGTAA
- a CDS encoding M20/M25/M40 family metallo-hydrolase: protein MTGEGLRELDRYVDAAWDDLVDFARRLVRTPSISGQERVVAELIRAEMTRLGYDQVFADSTGNVVGVIRGDGRGEHVLYNFHMDHVSPGNPEAWTYPPYEGLVRDGYLHGRGASDVKGAIAAQVYAAALVKKAGLAHGGDIIVTGVVDEEPGDMWGMRRLAGEVLSGYLGRIGLVVLAEATSLDIYLGHRGRAEFEISTLGQIGHSSSPWRGVNAVYLMAPVVEAVRAMADALPEDAFLGKSSAAVTNILASPGWGSIIPDRCTIWVDRRFLPSEDRQSTIAQFKEILARQVPEGRATVAFRQLAHRSYMGIEETIELYKPAFLTDRCEPHVERVRGALTGLGQNPGFGRWDFGTDGALTAVELGLPTIGYSAGEEQYAHQPTDRVSLDLLRKSVHGNVAISMAVTGAGA, encoded by the coding sequence GTGACCGGTGAGGGGCTCCGCGAATTGGACCGCTATGTCGACGCAGCCTGGGACGACCTGGTGGACTTCGCCCGGCGCCTGGTCCGTACGCCAAGCATCAGCGGACAGGAACGGGTCGTCGCCGAGCTCATTCGGGCGGAGATGACCCGGCTGGGCTACGACCAGGTCTTCGCCGACTCGACCGGCAACGTCGTCGGGGTCATCCGCGGCGACGGGCGCGGCGAACATGTCCTCTACAACTTCCACATGGACCACGTCTCCCCCGGCAACCCCGAGGCCTGGACCTACCCGCCCTACGAGGGTCTGGTCCGCGACGGGTACCTCCACGGCCGTGGCGCCAGCGATGTCAAGGGGGCCATCGCCGCCCAAGTCTACGCGGCGGCGCTGGTCAAGAAGGCCGGCCTGGCCCACGGCGGCGACATCATCGTCACCGGCGTGGTCGACGAGGAACCCGGCGACATGTGGGGGATGCGCCGCCTGGCCGGCGAGGTCCTGAGCGGCTATTTGGGCCGGATCGGCCTGGTGGTCCTGGCCGAGGCGACGAGCCTCGACATCTACCTCGGCCACCGGGGCCGGGCCGAGTTCGAGATCTCGACCTTGGGCCAGATCGGCCACAGCAGTTCGCCTTGGCGCGGGGTCAACGCGGTCTACCTGATGGCCCCGGTGGTCGAGGCCGTCCGGGCGATGGCCGACGCCTTGCCGGAGGACGCCTTCCTCGGGAAGTCGAGCGCCGCGGTGACCAACATCCTCGCCTCCCCCGGCTGGGGCAGCATCATCCCCGACCGCTGCACCATCTGGGTCGACCGCCGCTTCCTTCCTTCAGAGGACAGACAGTCAACAATCGCTCAATTCAAGGAGATCCTCGCCCGGCAAGTCCCCGAGGGCCGGGCCACCGTGGCCTTCCGTCAGCTGGCCCATCGCAGTTACATGGGCATCGAGGAGACCATCGAGCTGTACAAGCCGGCCTTCCTGACCGACCGGTGCGAGCCGCACGTCGAGCGGGTCCGCGGGGCCCTCACCGGCCTGGGCCAGAACCCCGGCTTCGGCCGCTGGGACTTCGGCACCGACGGCGCCCTGACCGCGGTCGAGCTGGGCCTGCCGACCATCGGCTACTCGGCCGGCGAAGAGCAGTACGCCCACCAACCCACCGACCGGGTCAGCCTCGATCTCCTGCGAAAGTCGGTCCACGGCAACGTGGCCATCTCCATGGCCGTGACCGGCGCGGGGGCCTGA